The genomic segment CCCACTTTGGTAAGCTCCAGAGGACCGGCTGCAAAAGCAGAATTTTTTGCGGAATATGTCACCTGCTGATCTCCGTCAAGGATCAGCACATCCACCACATCCCCGGAAGCGGCAGCAGTTTTGTCGGCTGCTGCTTTCAGTGCATCCGCATCCTTCGTTTCCTCCAGGTGGGAGTACTGCCATGCAAAATCCAGCCGTTCCCGGTAGAGGTATCCCACGATCCCGCCGCAGGTCACTCCTGCGATCACTGCAAGGATCAGATACCAGATTACAATTTTTTGAAAGTTCCACTTAGACAGCATGTTTTCAGCTTGTTCATACATGATTCCTCCCTGTTTTTCCGTCCTGCCCGACAGCAGAACCGGCAGTAATAAGAGCACGCTCAGGGACATAAATCCCAGCGGTGCAAGGAGCATTGTAAGAGATATGCCAGCAAATACAAGCAAAGCCGGAACGAACACCACCATCGCACACAGCAGCACAAAGAGCCTGGATTGCAGCCGCTCCTTCCTTGCCCTCTGCAGTTCTCCACACTTTTGTTCAATGGCTGGGGTCAGTGCCCGGATCAGCTCATCCGCATTGGATCTCATGGGTCATCCATCCTTTCCAAGCAATTTTTTTCGGAGTTTTACTGTGCCGTCATGGATCCGGCTTTTAATGGTCTTGGGCTGCACGCCAAACTGCGCAGCAATCTCCTGTAAGGTCATGTCCTCCACGTATTTCAGCCGGATCGCCAGCCCCTGGTCCGGCGGCAAGGTGTCGATCGCAGCCTATCGTCAAACGCCTGCCGGTCGCCCCGCTGACACTTTTTGATCAAAGCAGTTTCATTCACCATTTCCGCCTCCCTTCCTGATCTCATGTATTTACACGCAGCTGTACCGATCAGGTTGGTAGTTTGATCAGCATCATCAGCGTGCCTGCCACGATCAGCGCCAAACCGATCGCCGCTTTTTTGGACAAACGCTCCTTGAATATCACTGCGGAAAAACCAATGGACACCAAAATACTCAGCTTGTCTATAGGTACCACCACGCTGGCAAGCCCATCCTGCAGCGCCTTATAGTAGCACAGCCATGATCCGCCGGTGGCAATGCCGGACAGGAAGATAAACCCAAGCTCTCCCTTTGGGATGCTTTTCAGTGTGTGCTGCTTGCCCTTCACAAACACAATCAGCCACGCCATAATCAGCACTACGCCGGTACGGATCGCAGTACCCAGATTGGATTCCACCCCATCTATGCCGATCTTGCCGAGAATGGAGGTCAGGCTGGCAAATACCGCCGACAGCACCGCATAGATCAGCCAGCTTTTCTTCTCCGTCTTTTCACCGGAAACCCTCTTTTTCTCGATCATCAGAAAGGTGCCTGCGCCGATGCATACAACCCCAATCCCTTTGAGCCATGTGACCGTTTCCCCCAGAAAAATCAATGCCAGCAGAATGGTCAGCACGGTGGAGGATTTATCAATGGGCACCACCTTGTTCACATCCCCAAGCTGGAGCGCCCGGAAATAGCACAGCCAGGAAGCACCGGTGGCCAAGCCCGAAAGGATCAGAAAAATCCAGGTTTTTGCGCTGAGTTTTGTGATTCCGGATCCGGAGCCCACGATTCCTACCATGAGCCAGGAAAAGAG from the Ruminococcus champanellensis 18P13 = JCM 17042 genome contains:
- a CDS encoding zinc ribbon domain-containing protein, with the protein product MRSNADELIRALTPAIEQKCGELQRARKERLQSRLFVLLCAMVVFVPALLVFAGISLTMLLAPLGFMSLSVLLLLPVLLSGRTEKQGGIMYEQAENMLSKWNFQKIVIWYLILAVIAGVTCGGIVGYLYRERLDFAWQYSHLEETKDADALKAAADKTAAASGDVVDVLILDGDQQVTYSAKNSAFAAGPLELTKVGNEKKYLVSAAYPDAVFQYVKSEEFMLNSIINRDFGKIRSDYDDDTAFERELSSKTIYMLSRIRTHGSNSTVYVITVPTNVPGGMIALKVTGALAMLFFCVYWVLVALWLYRDAAKCRLSPLYWGLIGLFTNIIGLIVYKIYKHSGAICSSCGAAQAADYLYCSFCGSQLGTRCEGCGAKVGVKDCFCHQCGHQIK
- a CDS encoding EamA family transporter — its product is MWIVYACGSALFAGLTAILAKCGIKKTDSDVATAIRTIVVLLFSWLMVGIVGSGSGITKLSAKTWIFLILSGLATGASWLCYFRALQLGDVNKVVPIDKSSTVLTILLALIFLGETVTWLKGIGVVCIGAGTFLMIEKKRVSGEKTEKKSWLIYAVLSAVFASLTSILGKIGIDGVESNLGTAIRTGVVLIMAWLIVFVKGKQHTLKSIPKGELGFIFLSGIATGGSWLCYYKALQDGLASVVVPIDKLSILVSIGFSAVIFKERLSKKAAIGLALIVAGTLMMLIKLPT
- a CDS encoding RNA polymerase sigma factor, with translation MPPDQGLAIRLKYVEDMTLQEIAAQFGVQPKTIKSRIHDGTVKLRKKLLGKDG